A genomic region of Glycine max cultivar Williams 82 chromosome 15, Glycine_max_v4.0, whole genome shotgun sequence contains the following coding sequences:
- the LOC100785877 gene encoding transcription factor MYB33, giving the protein MRQMKIDIEDEVLPNDMSGTQLNDESYEGGAGIVLKKGPWTSTEDDILVDYVKKHGEGNWNAVQKHTGLLRCGKSCRLRWANHLRPNLKKGAFTAEEERVIAELHAKMGNKWARMAAHLPGRTDNEIKNYWNTRIKRCQRAGLPLYPPEVSLQALQESQHSQSSGGLNGGEKMHPDFLQKNSFEIHDGIFDSLKDNQGILPYVHELSDISVYGNMLKGLDSSQYCSFVPPTLPKCKRLKESTIPFIDSCDMKKYDLYSFDQIRDNNSNKIAQSFGMQAPLDPGPSSHSSMCYSHSLSNGNSSTSKPYEAVKLELPSLQYPELDLGSWGSSPPPSLLESVDDFLQSPTPISTLESDCSSPQNSGLLDALLYQAKTMSSSKNHCSDKSSNSSTATPGDRADSSALNVYETEWEDYADPVSPFGATSILNECTGLRANMNSLNEQLPVQTITGDLPNLESVDQVWTPDSENQTLSLLNNTCPDFLLTSDWYDLGSGHGKNQAISTDAATAFLGDDLATDHKYMTAGTSITMFGNPF; this is encoded by the exons ATGAGACAAATGAAGATAGATATTGAAGATGAGGTGCTTCCCAATGATATGAGTGGGACACAATTGAATGATGAGAGTTATGAAGGAGGTGCTGGCATTGTTCTGAAGAAAGGGCCATGGACATCAACTGAAGATGATATTTTGGTGGATTATGTCAAGAAGCATGGGGAGGGGAACTGGAATGCTGTTCAGAAGCACACCGGGTTGTTACGTTGCGGAAAAAGTTGTCGGCTGCGGTGGGCTAATCACCTAAGGCCGAATTTAAAGAAAGGGGCGTTTACCGCAGAAGAGGAGCGGGTGATTGCTGAACTTCATGCCAAAATGGGAAACAAATGGGCACGCATGGCAGCGCAT TTGCCTGGTCGCACAGATAATGAGATAAAGAACTACTGGAACACCCGGATCAAAAGGTGTCAAAGGGCTGGGTTGCCACTTTATCCTCCAGAAGTGAGTTTGCAAGCTTTGCAAGAGAGCCAGCATAGCCAAAGCTCTGGTGGACTTAATGGTGGCGAAAAAATGCATCCTGATTTCTTGCAGAAAAACAGTTTTGAGATACATGATGGTATATTTGACAGTCTGAAGGATAATCAGGGAATCTTACCTTATGTGCACGAGCTTTCTGATATTTCTGTTTATGGCAATATGCTAAAAGGTCTTGATTCTTCTCAGTATTGTAGTTTTGTGCCACCAACATTACCTAAGTGTAAGCGTCTTAAAGAGTCAACAATACCATTTATCGATTCCTGtgatatgaaaaaatatgatttatattcaTTTGATCAAATTCGAGACAATAATTCTAATAAGATTGCACAATCATTTGGAATGCAAGCACCCCTTGATCCTGGTCCCTCCTCGCACAGCTCAATGTGTTACAGCCATTCACTTTCAAATGGCAATTCCTCTACTTCTAAGCCTTATGAGGCTGTGAAGTTGGAGCTCCCTTCACTCCAATATCCAGAACTCGATTTAGGTAGCTGGGGTTCATCCCCCCCACCTTCTTTGCTCGAGTCAGTTGATGATTTCCTTCAGTCTCCTACACCAATCAGTACACTGGAGTCAGATTGTTCTTCTCCACAAAATAGTGGCCTGCTGGATGCTTTACTTTATCAGGCAAAGACTATGAGCAGTTCAAAGAACCATTGTTCTGACAAGAGTTCAAATTCTTCTACTGCAACCCCTGGTGACAGAGCTGACAGCTCTGCTTTGAATGTGTACGAGACAGAATGGGAAGATTATGCTGATCCTGTATCTCCCTTTGGTGCAACTTCAATATTGAATGAGTGCACTGGTCTTAGAGCCAATATGAATTCATTGAACGAACAGCTACCAGTTCAGACCATTACTG GCGACCTTCCAAATTTAGAGTCTGTTGACCAGGTTTGGACCCCTGACAGTGAAAATCAAACCTTGTCCCTGTTGAATAATACTTGTCCGGACTTCTTGCTTACTTCAGATTGGTATGACCTAGGTTCTGGGCATGGCAAGAACCAGGCTATCAGTACTGATGCTGCAACGGCCTTTCTTGGAGATGATTTAGCCACTGACCATAAATATATGACTGCTGGAACTTCTATAACTATGTTTGGAAATCCATTCTAG
- the LOC121173553 gene encoding uncharacterized protein, whose product MGYNSDYMVWYRRKTKMFVDPNNANTAALGEVVETLQYMVSPQGRNTWTVDDLVPYVDKLAIISEEQERITEPVSHGPASEREFPAQEFPFFSQVLKLGHRQTKGAC is encoded by the exons ATGGGTTATAACTCGGACTACATGGTGTGGTATAGGCGtaaaacaaagatgtttgtcgACCCAAACAATGCAAACACAGCTGCATTG GGTGAAGTTGTGGAGACTTTACAAtatatggtgtcaccacaagggAGGAACACGTGGACggttgatgatctcgtgccttacGTGGATAAGTTAGCAATTATATctgaagagcaagagagaatcactgaaccagtgtcacatggtccagcatcagAGCGTGAATTCCCAGCCCAAGAGTTTCCATtcttcagtcaagtgttgaaactcgggCATAGGCAGACGAAGGGAGCCTGTTGA